Proteins encoded within one genomic window of Haladaptatus sp. QDMS2:
- a CDS encoding glycosyltransferase — protein sequence MVTEGHDEQLRVLNLVTSRESTFFRQQVRSLEQRGIACTTLAVSPKRPKTNEKAETRPVTDYIRFFSSATKESFGDYDLIHANSGLTAPGAVFQPNLPVVLSLWGSDLMGTFGPISKLCARYADAVIVMSQEMADELGRDCHIIPHGVDTTRFKPIDRGEAREALGWDQDATYVLFPYAASKEVKNFPRAERIVGAAREQFDGTLNLQTVYRVPHEQMPLYMNAADVLLLTSKREGSPNATKEALACNLPVVAAAVGDLRDQLQGISPSTVGETDEELIDGLLSIIESGKRPESREKVIHEMSAERMGKRIHEVYEHVLSKR from the coding sequence ATGGTAACTGAAGGACACGACGAACAGCTCCGGGTTCTGAACCTCGTGACGAGTCGCGAATCGACGTTCTTCAGACAGCAAGTTCGCTCTCTTGAACAGCGTGGCATCGCGTGTACAACCCTCGCTGTCTCTCCAAAGCGTCCGAAGACCAACGAGAAGGCGGAAACGCGCCCAGTGACCGACTATATTCGCTTTTTCAGCAGTGCAACGAAGGAATCGTTCGGCGATTACGACCTCATTCACGCCAACTCCGGGCTGACCGCACCAGGCGCCGTGTTCCAGCCGAACCTCCCGGTGGTGTTGTCGCTGTGGGGGTCCGACCTGATGGGGACGTTCGGCCCAATCAGCAAACTCTGCGCGAGATATGCAGACGCCGTTATCGTCATGTCCCAGGAGATGGCCGACGAACTCGGACGGGACTGTCACATTATCCCACACGGCGTCGACACGACGCGATTCAAGCCGATAGACCGTGGCGAGGCACGAGAGGCACTCGGCTGGGACCAGGACGCGACCTACGTACTCTTTCCCTACGCGGCATCGAAGGAAGTCAAGAATTTTCCACGAGCAGAACGCATCGTTGGCGCTGCCCGTGAACAGTTCGACGGAACACTCAATCTGCAAACGGTGTACCGCGTTCCACATGAGCAAATGCCCCTCTACATGAACGCAGCAGATGTGCTGTTGCTCACCTCAAAACGCGAGGGGTCGCCAAACGCAACGAAAGAAGCCCTCGCCTGCAACCTCCCCGTCGTCGCTGCGGCAGTTGGAGACCTTAGAGACCAGCTGCAAGGTATCTCGCCATCCACGGTAGGCGAGACCGACGAAGAACTCATCGACGGGTTGCTCTCGATTATCGAATCAGGCAAACGACCCGAGAGCAGAGAGAAGGTTATCCACGAGATGAGTGCAGAACGGATGGGAAAGCGCATTCATGAGGTGTATGAACACGTTCTCTCGAAGCGCTGA
- a CDS encoding FkbM family methyltransferase, producing the protein MRAAPKGWRHRGRIGDVTAEFATTSLLEYQRVTTLFGEERIIEALLDDLDGSEIVWDVGANVGIYACFIAKKLTSGVVIGFEPEPVNETRLQRNLQANAPPERWQTAAIALSNVDGPGMLASADDRARETEAGAGHHYLSATDGWLPVACKRGETVIDEGLPAPTILKIDVQGAELQVLEGMGDALSTVERIYAELHTEKCPQRYGTSVAEVEQFLRDAGFTLENLGTPTGDRHGVYYIRASRHTPSTVS; encoded by the coding sequence GTGCGAGCAGCCCCTAAGGGATGGCGCCACCGCGGTCGAATCGGGGACGTCACCGCCGAGTTTGCGACGACCTCGCTGCTCGAATATCAACGGGTGACGACCCTGTTTGGCGAGGAGCGAATCATCGAAGCGCTCTTAGACGACCTGGACGGGAGTGAAATCGTGTGGGACGTCGGCGCGAATGTGGGAATCTACGCCTGTTTCATCGCGAAAAAACTCACGTCGGGGGTTGTCATCGGATTTGAGCCGGAACCGGTTAACGAAACTCGGCTGCAACGCAATCTACAGGCAAACGCACCGCCCGAGAGATGGCAAACGGCCGCGATTGCCCTCTCGAACGTCGATGGGCCCGGCATGTTAGCCTCCGCAGATGACCGAGCGAGGGAAACCGAAGCAGGCGCGGGTCATCACTATCTCTCTGCGACCGATGGCTGGCTCCCTGTTGCGTGTAAACGCGGGGAGACTGTCATCGACGAGGGCCTGCCAGCGCCAACGATCTTGAAAATCGACGTGCAGGGTGCAGAGTTACAGGTCTTAGAGGGGATGGGAGACGCGCTGTCAACCGTCGAGCGCATCTACGCCGAACTCCACACAGAAAAGTGCCCACAACGGTACGGGACGTCCGTCGCGGAAGTCGAACAGTTCCTCCGCGATGCAGGGTTCACGCTTGAAAATCTCGGCACGCCGACCGGGGACCGACATGGCGTCTATTACATTCGTGCCAGCCGTCACACACCGTCTACCGTGTCCTAA
- a CDS encoding TrmB family transcriptional regulator → MIDDDATRLLNRLDLKEYELTSLYHLLSLGRTTAPNLAEATGIPRARIYSVLEELGDKGFIKIIPGHPKQYQPKSPQEILARAEENERQRFESYRTSLDEIRDEFLETFEPRYERSSQDIRPTEELFWAVDVGDPSETETRLLYQDARETVSVLTKSFEYFPSIEPAFTAALDRGVTIRVLFLHPDHLTDENKLVQQERVSTLKESYPEVSVRFSSEKLPWRGTFIDPSMAYDSGRAILLVEEVDVPLHMRQAAVTENASFVAGLDRYFELIWTHDSVDDPVRH, encoded by the coding sequence ATGATCGACGACGATGCCACGCGGTTGCTCAATCGGCTCGATTTGAAGGAGTATGAACTGACGTCGCTCTACCACCTGCTGTCGCTCGGCCGGACGACCGCGCCGAACCTCGCCGAGGCGACCGGCATTCCCCGGGCGAGAATCTACAGCGTCTTAGAGGAACTCGGTGACAAGGGGTTCATCAAAATCATCCCGGGTCATCCAAAACAGTATCAACCGAAGTCACCACAGGAAATCCTCGCACGGGCAGAAGAGAACGAACGTCAGCGGTTCGAGTCGTATCGAACCTCCCTCGACGAAATTCGTGACGAATTTCTCGAAACATTCGAGCCACGCTATGAGCGTTCCAGTCAGGACATCCGACCTACTGAGGAACTGTTCTGGGCCGTCGACGTGGGCGACCCGAGCGAGACGGAAACACGGTTGCTCTATCAGGATGCCCGCGAAACGGTTTCTGTCCTGACGAAGAGTTTTGAGTACTTCCCCAGTATCGAACCCGCGTTCACCGCTGCTCTCGACCGTGGCGTCACCATCCGCGTACTGTTCTTGCATCCGGACCACCTTACCGACGAGAACAAGCTGGTTCAGCAAGAACGCGTTTCCACGCTAAAGGAGTCGTACCCGGAGGTCTCGGTCCGCTTCAGCAGTGAAAAGCTTCCGTGGCGCGGGACGTTCATCGACCCGAGCATGGCGTACGACTCGGGGCGCGCAATCTTGCTCGTCGAAGAAGTCGACGTCCCCCTCCACATGCGACAGGCTGCCGTCACCGAGAACGCCTCGTTCGTCGCTGGTCTCGACCGCTACTTCGAGCTTATCTGGACCCACGACAGCGTCGACGACCCTGTGCGTCACTAA
- a CDS encoding ATP-grasp domain-containing protein, whose amino-acid sequence MTAGGYTRYLPGMLSKYTDGWYVHPDVTSDQTAFVNHLYDHLEQNEYAAVFPVIDSTTTVLSRHKTMLEETGTKVGTEDWETHLNANDKKRLFELADGIDVPSPETFSPQSIDDVAQIDEARTYTVVIKPRRTTYTDVRGQSSTNRLSGPNYVRPDENLVERFESIIGKKPALQSEFPLIQEYIDGVETMATVGLADKGKLLTFFQHKKFRVYPPSGGIGAVRQGTWEPRMKEYTERVVEALEWSGPVHVEFMKMPDGDFYLMEVNGRYWGSLALTINSGVDIPWLHYNQLIENLSIKRRTPIRTPALDGGVDITRTQPVAPNYRTDIKQRKLFYTDILWLQEQLSRNQYQALVPFTASFFTTKEEFLNLDDPLPFLGLIPRSRKVRSNRKKGISMY is encoded by the coding sequence GTGACCGCAGGGGGGTACACACGGTATCTACCTGGAATGCTCTCTAAGTACACTGATGGATGGTACGTCCACCCGGACGTCACGTCAGACCAGACCGCGTTTGTGAACCATCTCTACGACCATCTCGAACAAAACGAGTATGCGGCGGTGTTTCCGGTCATCGACTCGACGACGACGGTTCTGTCGCGGCACAAAACGATGCTCGAGGAGACGGGGACGAAAGTTGGGACCGAAGACTGGGAGACGCACCTCAATGCGAACGACAAAAAACGGTTGTTCGAGTTGGCCGACGGAATTGACGTGCCGAGCCCAGAGACGTTCTCACCACAATCGATTGACGATGTCGCACAAATCGACGAAGCACGAACGTACACCGTCGTTATCAAACCTCGTCGGACGACGTACACGGACGTACGCGGACAGAGTTCCACAAATCGACTTTCGGGCCCAAATTACGTTCGTCCAGACGAGAATCTCGTCGAACGATTCGAGTCGATTATCGGGAAAAAACCGGCGCTCCAGTCTGAGTTCCCACTCATCCAGGAGTATATCGACGGGGTAGAGACGATGGCGACGGTCGGCCTCGCTGATAAGGGGAAACTCCTCACGTTCTTCCAGCACAAGAAATTCCGTGTGTATCCACCGTCTGGCGGCATCGGAGCGGTCCGACAAGGCACCTGGGAGCCACGGATGAAAGAGTACACAGAACGGGTGGTCGAAGCACTCGAGTGGAGCGGTCCGGTGCACGTAGAGTTCATGAAGATGCCGGACGGCGATTTCTACCTCATGGAGGTGAACGGACGGTACTGGGGGTCGCTTGCGTTGACGATCAATAGCGGTGTCGACATCCCATGGCTCCATTATAACCAACTCATCGAGAACCTCTCTATCAAGCGCCGAACACCGATTCGAACCCCAGCGCTTGATGGAGGTGTAGATATCACCAGAACCCAGCCGGTTGCGCCGAACTATCGGACCGATATCAAACAGCGAAAGCTGTTCTATACAGACATCCTCTGGCTTCAAGAACAGCTGTCACGCAATCAATACCAGGCGCTCGTCCCGTTCACCGCCTCGTTTTTCACGACGAAAGAAGAGTTCCTCAATCTAGACGACCCGCTCCCCTTCCTCGGTCTCATCCCTCGTTCGAGGAAGGTCCGGTCTAATCGGAAAAAAGGAATCTCTATGTACTGA
- a CDS encoding alpha/beta fold hydrolase — MSTAVQSHTISVAGHDLHYLEAGDSGPPVVLLHGGIVDAAHLSWGAVIEPLAETHHVYALDMLGYGRSDIPDIEYTTDRHVELLGGFLDAVGLDHTTLAGISLGGGVALGFTLRDPDRVDRLVLVDSYGLGRELPNGLLTYVLAQAPVFNRVSIGLLKRSRSLARASLGSIVHDMDTITEDVVDAFYDQLQRPGVATAFRSWRKHEVTRAGYRTVYTDRLGDVETPTLLLHGAEDELFPPKWSERAAVRLPNGECQVIDDVAHWLPREKPDLCVELMRDFVDREG, encoded by the coding sequence ATGAGCACCGCCGTCCAGAGTCACACCATCTCGGTCGCCGGCCACGACCTCCACTACCTCGAAGCCGGCGACAGCGGCCCACCCGTCGTTCTGCTTCACGGCGGCATCGTAGACGCCGCACACCTCTCGTGGGGAGCCGTCATCGAACCGCTCGCGGAGACGCATCACGTCTACGCCCTCGATATGCTCGGCTACGGCCGGAGTGATATTCCAGACATCGAGTACACGACCGACCGTCACGTCGAGTTGCTCGGTGGCTTCCTCGACGCCGTCGGCCTCGACCACACGACCCTCGCGGGCATCTCGCTCGGGGGTGGGGTGGCACTCGGCTTTACACTCCGTGACCCGGACCGCGTGGACCGACTCGTGCTCGTCGACAGCTACGGCCTCGGCCGAGAGTTGCCAAACGGACTGCTTACCTACGTCCTCGCACAGGCCCCCGTGTTCAACCGCGTCTCGATTGGCCTGCTGAAGCGCAGTCGGTCGCTCGCCCGCGCCAGCCTCGGAAGCATCGTCCACGACATGGACACCATCACCGAGGACGTGGTCGACGCCTTCTACGACCAACTGCAGCGCCCGGGCGTCGCGACGGCATTTCGAAGCTGGCGCAAACACGAGGTGACGCGCGCCGGGTATCGAACTGTCTACACAGACAGGCTTGGCGACGTCGAGACGCCGACGCTCCTCTTACACGGCGCAGAGGACGAACTCTTCCCCCCGAAATGGAGCGAACGCGCCGCCGTGCGATTGCCGAACGGGGAGTGCCAGGTCATCGACGACGTCGCCCACTGGCTGCCACGCGAAAAGCCAGACCTGTGCGTGGAATTGATGCGTGACTTCGTAGATAGGGAAGGCTGA
- a CDS encoding flippase — MSARNDNLLALLASSALVFLGVGLSSVSRFAERIIIARAFTPAVYGEVTLGLAIMSIGITIALVGLNHGMPRFVSRYDDDRDIRGVWLVGFCFSLLTSLVLAGLIFLNLDFITTYLFDDAVSTDLLTIFILLIPVNVAVNIGVGFLRGMENTKYKFYAEDLIRPGVRLLLLIVILGAGFSIIAVGYAYAIASVLGLFVVHYFANRLVPLFGPVKTHTREIVVYSLPLTLAMFLTVLLTQMDTLMVGFFRSSTEVGLYNAAYPLASSLLLFISAFGYLYLPIVSRLDADGNYAEISSIYQVTTKWGFIASFPPFLAVFIFSDDILSMLFSPEYAPAGLALTILSLGFLTDAAMGHNRTTLAALGYTTHMLFADIITLTLNLVLNIFLIPRYGFAGAAVATSAAYVARNLVVYLVLRLKFGITPFSRITTTTYLVVPLVLVPISYLLSTVMTMTPVSFVAFVIGIGLAELVIITVAGCLQPEDAVFIEFLEKRTGKELTFVRNHLPRIPEE; from the coding sequence ATGTCTGCACGCAACGATAACCTCCTCGCACTCCTTGCAAGCTCTGCGCTCGTCTTCCTCGGAGTTGGGCTCTCCTCTGTGTCTCGGTTCGCAGAACGCATCATCATCGCCCGCGCATTTACTCCCGCGGTGTACGGTGAGGTGACCCTCGGCCTCGCCATCATGTCTATCGGTATTACTATTGCGCTCGTTGGCCTGAACCATGGGATGCCGCGGTTCGTCTCGCGCTACGACGACGACCGTGACATCCGGGGTGTCTGGCTCGTTGGCTTTTGTTTTTCGTTGCTTACCAGTTTGGTTTTGGCTGGTCTCATCTTCCTGAACCTCGATTTCATCACCACGTACCTTTTCGACGACGCTGTGTCGACCGACCTGCTCACCATCTTCATCTTGCTTATTCCGGTGAACGTCGCGGTAAACATCGGGGTTGGCTTCCTGCGTGGGATGGAGAACACGAAGTACAAATTCTACGCAGAAGACCTCATCCGCCCTGGCGTTCGGTTGCTATTGCTCATCGTCATTCTTGGTGCGGGGTTCTCTATCATCGCCGTTGGCTACGCCTACGCCATCGCCTCGGTGCTCGGACTGTTCGTCGTCCACTACTTCGCAAACCGTCTCGTCCCCCTGTTCGGGCCGGTCAAAACGCATACACGAGAGATCGTTGTCTATTCACTCCCGCTCACGCTCGCGATGTTCCTCACCGTGTTGCTCACGCAGATGGACACGCTCATGGTGGGCTTTTTCCGCTCTTCGACCGAGGTCGGCCTCTACAACGCCGCCTACCCGCTCGCCAGCAGCCTCCTGCTGTTTATCTCCGCGTTTGGCTACCTGTATCTCCCTATCGTCTCCCGACTCGACGCCGATGGAAACTATGCGGAAATCTCCTCGATTTACCAAGTCACGACGAAATGGGGCTTTATCGCGTCCTTTCCGCCGTTTCTGGCTGTCTTCATCTTTTCAGACGACATCTTGTCGATGCTCTTCTCCCCGGAATACGCCCCTGCTGGGCTTGCCCTTACTATTCTCTCGCTTGGCTTCTTGACGGACGCGGCAATGGGTCACAATCGGACGACGCTCGCGGCACTTGGCTACACGACCCACATGCTGTTTGCCGACATCATCACGCTCACACTCAATCTCGTGTTGAACATTTTCTTGATTCCACGCTACGGGTTTGCGGGTGCGGCCGTCGCCACCTCTGCGGCGTACGTCGCGCGGAATCTGGTCGTGTATCTCGTGTTACGGCTGAAGTTCGGCATCACGCCGTTTTCGCGCATCACCACGACGACGTATCTCGTCGTCCCGCTTGTTCTCGTGCCGATTTCGTATCTCCTCTCGACGGTCATGACGATGACGCCAGTCTCGTTCGTCGCCTTCGTCATCGGAATTGGCCTCGCAGAACTCGTCATCATCACGGTCGCTGGCTGCCTCCAGCCAGAGGACGCCGTCTTCATCGAATTCCTCGAAAAACGGACTGGTAAAGAACTCACGTTCGTTCGCAACCATCTTCCACGAATACCCGAAGAGTGA
- a CDS encoding alpha/beta fold hydrolase, translating into MTSSSDLETIASADGTQIAYKRTGRGPPLVLVHGTSADHTSWNAITPHLADHVTLYAMVRRGRGKSGDTDEYALDREAEDVASLVETIGETVVLFGHSFGALCALEAALRTNTLRGLVLYEPVIPVDGHDLYDDHVLAEMQSLLDEGETEAMLLLFLREVVDLSADQIDALRASPAWPSRVNAAHTVLREAAVEEGYVFDPRRFAELTTPTLLLTGSESAASITDATTAIAKALPNSRIVTLEGQEHVAYYTAPELFAETVLEFAREVS; encoded by the coding sequence ATGACATCATCAAGCGACCTAGAGACGATTGCATCGGCGGACGGAACGCAAATCGCATACAAGCGCACGGGACGGGGGCCGCCGCTCGTCCTCGTTCACGGAACGAGTGCGGACCACACGAGTTGGAACGCAATCACGCCCCACCTCGCAGACCACGTCACCCTGTACGCGATGGTTCGACGTGGTCGTGGCAAGAGCGGTGACACAGACGAATACGCTCTCGACCGAGAGGCAGAAGACGTCGCCTCGCTCGTCGAAACTATCGGCGAGACGGTAGTGCTGTTCGGTCACTCCTTTGGGGCGCTTTGTGCACTGGAGGCCGCCTTGCGAACGAACACTCTTCGGGGCCTCGTTCTCTACGAACCGGTGATTCCGGTCGATGGTCACGACCTCTACGACGACCACGTGCTCGCTGAGATGCAATCCCTACTCGACGAGGGAGAGACCGAAGCAATGTTGCTTCTGTTCTTACGCGAGGTCGTGGACCTCTCAGCCGACCAAATCGACGCGCTCCGCGCCTCACCTGCGTGGCCGTCTCGCGTGAACGCGGCCCACACGGTACTGCGCGAGGCGGCGGTAGAGGAGGGGTATGTGTTCGACCCGCGACGGTTTGCCGAGTTGACGACGCCGACGCTCTTGCTCACGGGGAGCGAGAGTGCGGCGTCGATTACCGACGCGACGACGGCAATCGCGAAAGCGCTTCCGAACAGTCGAATCGTCACGCTAGAGGGTCAGGAGCACGTCGCCTACTACACTGCGCCAGAACTGTTTGCCGAGACGGTGCTCGAATTCGCTCGCGAGGTTTCGTAG
- a CDS encoding GNAT family N-acetyltransferase — MAIHERNAPLEPMGGEYTIRWYEDGDEAAFVDLYNIAFSGCSPEWFDWKYKQLPYADFVPVIVAEKDGEIGGFRPVLPLPITIGDRTVMSIQLVDLMVHPDHRRQGLMTKMYDWMKFECYDDYAVTFTYANEASQRGMLKMNDDMITYHDLGPFINYKRLQNLRALTSPAQPAVLRIGARVANPIYRLKNRLQDRLKLIDKSITVTRHDTVRPDILVEIYESITTDQPHLKRDETLYEWRFDEPDKEFVMYSSSRNGVRDAAIVVGVNTDSAGIKSAHLTEVLPLAGGEVLGASFSSLLARIMKDFDDVDIISATASTIPHRVLSAYGFLRSDSVFLSPFTDGAWFLVGLLGAPEAADPEIARTLIAETGWNTTFCERLLG, encoded by the coding sequence ATGGCAATACATGAGAGGAACGCACCGCTTGAACCGATGGGTGGGGAGTACACCATCCGTTGGTACGAAGATGGAGATGAAGCCGCGTTCGTTGACCTCTACAATATCGCATTCAGTGGGTGCAGCCCCGAATGGTTTGACTGGAAATATAAACAGCTCCCGTACGCTGACTTTGTCCCAGTCATTGTCGCCGAAAAAGACGGAGAGATCGGGGGGTTTCGCCCGGTGTTGCCGCTCCCGATAACAATCGGTGACCGCACCGTCATGTCCATCCAGCTCGTCGACCTGATGGTCCACCCGGACCACCGCCGACAGGGGCTCATGACGAAGATGTACGACTGGATGAAATTCGAGTGTTACGACGATTACGCAGTCACGTTCACCTACGCGAACGAAGCGTCTCAGCGTGGTATGCTGAAGATGAACGATGACATGATAACCTACCACGATCTCGGGCCGTTCATCAATTACAAACGTCTCCAGAATTTGCGGGCACTTACCTCGCCAGCACAGCCTGCTGTCCTCCGGATTGGCGCACGGGTTGCAAATCCCATTTACCGCCTCAAAAACCGCCTCCAGGACCGACTGAAACTCATCGACAAGAGCATCACGGTCACACGCCACGATACAGTCCGCCCCGACATTCTCGTCGAGATTTATGAATCTATTACGACAGATCAACCACACCTGAAGCGTGACGAAACCCTCTACGAGTGGCGATTCGATGAACCAGACAAGGAGTTCGTGATGTACTCTTCGAGCCGAAATGGCGTCAGAGATGCGGCTATCGTTGTCGGTGTCAATACGGATTCGGCTGGAATCAAAAGCGCACACCTTACCGAAGTGCTGCCGCTCGCGGGAGGAGAGGTCCTCGGCGCGTCCTTCTCGAGTCTTCTCGCACGTATCATGAAGGATTTCGACGATGTGGATATTATCTCTGCAACGGCGAGCACTATCCCACACCGCGTCCTCTCGGCCTATGGATTCCTCCGCTCTGATTCGGTCTTCCTCTCGCCGTTCACCGACGGTGCGTGGTTCCTCGTTGGCCTCCTCGGCGCGCCCGAGGCGGCAGACCCGGAAATCGCACGCACGCTCATCGCAGAGACCGGCTGGAACACGACCTTCTGTGAACGACTGCTCGGCTGA
- a CDS encoding alginate lyase family protein, with the protein MLRTALGAGALALAGCDTPPTEPSTVPDPSPQPPTDDETPTQTPSPTTPAPDVNRVLYAGLLDIGELASIREKVTARADPWYAGFLALMRDADRALDVAPRSVVENGAPPGVDARQFATSGVDRGDYLLAMTTSHAIRDLGLAYAFTEDDRYAEQAVALLDHWCLDSRTGMVPSGRNNGEAYFSIELHITIPAMIYGASFVSGHLAWEAVDGGEATFREWVRAYLDDMNAGRGLDRYTGVIRNNIYAWWILARAVAAAYLGDQNTLRIAFRDWREYAVEQLQANGILEYERQRDDGLSYSLYGLKALALTAELARHYDENLYEFRTKGGTESALRQAFAFYARFVASSDGWAWGLGEDGYTDTEREEGASVYELAYSQWADDAYLDAIESVGRPVNDRRILGWTTLTHANRFALSDADF; encoded by the coding sequence GTGTTACGAACCGCGCTTGGCGCAGGCGCACTCGCCCTCGCCGGGTGTGACACGCCGCCAACAGAGCCGAGCACCGTACCCGACCCGTCGCCACAGCCACCGACTGACGACGAAACCCCGACGCAGACGCCCTCACCGACGACGCCCGCCCCAGACGTGAATCGCGTCCTCTATGCCGGGTTGCTCGACATCGGGGAACTCGCCAGTATCAGAGAGAAAGTCACCGCGCGCGCTGACCCCTGGTACGCCGGCTTCCTCGCGCTCATGCGGGACGCAGACCGGGCGCTCGACGTGGCTCCGCGAAGCGTCGTCGAGAACGGTGCACCCCCCGGCGTCGATGCCCGCCAGTTCGCCACCAGCGGCGTAGACCGCGGCGACTACCTCCTCGCGATGACGACGAGCCACGCGATTCGCGACCTCGGACTGGCCTACGCCTTCACCGAGGACGACCGCTACGCGGAGCAGGCCGTCGCGCTGCTCGACCACTGGTGTCTCGACTCGCGCACGGGGATGGTTCCCTCCGGGCGAAACAACGGGGAGGCGTACTTCTCCATCGAACTCCACATCACCATCCCGGCGATGATTTACGGCGCTTCCTTCGTGTCGGGTCACCTCGCGTGGGAGGCCGTCGACGGCGGTGAAGCTACCTTCCGCGAATGGGTGCGGGCGTACCTCGACGACATGAACGCCGGGCGCGGCCTCGACCGCTATACGGGCGTCATCCGCAACAACATCTACGCCTGGTGGATTCTCGCCCGCGCCGTCGCCGCCGCGTACCTCGGCGACCAGAATACCCTTCGCATTGCCTTCCGCGACTGGCGCGAGTACGCCGTAGAACAACTCCAGGCGAACGGCATCCTCGAATACGAACGCCAGCGCGACGACGGCCTCTCGTACTCACTGTACGGCCTGAAAGCCCTCGCCCTGACCGCAGAACTCGCCCGCCACTACGACGAGAACCTCTATGAGTTCCGGACGAAAGGCGGCACAGAAAGCGCACTCCGACAGGCGTTTGCCTTCTACGCACGCTTCGTCGCGAGCAGCGACGGCTGGGCGTGGGGCCTCGGCGAGGACGGCTACACCGACACCGAACGAGAGGAGGGGGCGTCGGTGTACGAACTCGCCTACTCGCAGTGGGCCGACGACGCGTATCTCGACGCCATCGAGTCGGTGGGCCGACCCGTGAACGACCGGCGGATTCTCGGGTGGACGACGCTCACGCACGCGAATCGGTTTGCGTTGTCAGACGCAGATTTTTGA